Proteins co-encoded in one uncultured Draconibacterium sp. genomic window:
- a CDS encoding MerR family transcriptional regulator, with amino-acid sequence MPYKKPKIEKILYSIGEVADMFGVNVSHIRYWENQFEALKPVKNKKGNRQFTKKDIETIRFIHHLVKERGLTIEGARKKLKENPEDTLNNFEVVKRLQDIRQELIAIKQGLGENEN; translated from the coding sequence GTGCCATACAAAAAGCCCAAAATAGAAAAGATACTATATTCCATTGGCGAAGTAGCTGATATGTTTGGCGTAAACGTGTCGCACATTCGTTATTGGGAAAATCAGTTTGAGGCGCTAAAACCGGTAAAAAATAAAAAAGGCAACCGGCAATTTACCAAAAAGGATATTGAAACGATTCGTTTTATTCATCACCTGGTAAAAGAACGCGGACTAACTATTGAAGGCGCCCGAAAAAAATTAAAAGAAAATCCGGAAGACACATTAAACAATTTCGAGGTAGTTAAACGTTTGCAGGATATCAGACAAGAACTAATCGCGATAAAACAAGGACTTGGAGAGAATGAAAATTAA
- the ccsA gene encoding cytochrome c biogenesis protein CcsA: MKKFFAFITSIPFAAFIFLALAFSMAVATFIESSYGTPTARALVYNTHWFEVLWGLFALNLINNMFRYRFFTNKRYTLGIFHMSFLVMILGGAVTRFISFEGVMHIREGQSADYILSTNDYFYAGFEGQEKVSHVRFSEVTPKQFSTKMDVNGKAVKVKAVGFIENAEKKAIASDSGEPVIDFVFSAPNTQGMQSFSFKEGDVLDYPGFSAGFEVNDEKVINFFMQDGALFMTSFAQLEETTMATQETVNLSPGDTIPVKPMFLYGYDNFRFLIRKFLPSATFTAVKSQTETGEDAVMVQISDGVRQQNIPVFGHSGQRADTVRVPLGNGNLKLAYGALPLQVPFSIYLKDFQLEHYPGSNSPSSFASEVVLVDQEKGINEDIRIFMNNTLNHRGYKFFQSSYDRDEQGTILSVNYDFWGTWISYLGYILLIVGVILSLVNPNSYFQYLAKKLKSSSVKVIAILALLSSVAFSASAQSGVGAGIPSIDKEVVKEFSELWVQGVDGRIEPVSTLSGEIVRKISRKSGLYGLSADGVVLSMMAYPEIWQSMPIIKVGDKSLEMALGAQNKYITIQSLFDENGNYKISDAVRAAYAKAPGMRNRMDKEYINVDERVNICFMVFQGSMFHLFPRERVEDSWYAPGSAAVEYSDGDSIFIQSGFQLLLQSITEKQSENAVQVLQAVDNFQAKYGADLLPGEKKKNVEILFNKVNPFKRIFPFYLLFGFLLLTVLFINIFRQKQLPSFLKYSFFGFIIILFLVHTVGLVVRWYISGHAPWSNGYESVVYVAWATMLAGIIFGRKYPMVVGTAAFLTGIALFVAHLSWMNPEVTNLVPVLKSYWLAIHVAIITASYGFLGLSMFLGVLVMLLIVLRRSVNEIKVNGFIEQLTTINEMSATVGLYFLTIGTFLGGVWANESWGRYWGWDPKETWALITVVVYSFIVHMRLIPSLKGIFNYNFASILGFASVMMTYFGVNYYLSGLHSYGKGVADGVDPAVPAFILVLVGLIIWAYVKDNKYQAQQVES; the protein is encoded by the coding sequence ATGAAGAAATTCTTTGCGTTTATAACATCCATACCGTTCGCGGCATTTATTTTTCTCGCGCTTGCTTTTTCAATGGCTGTGGCCACATTTATCGAAAGCAGTTATGGCACACCAACTGCCCGTGCGTTGGTGTATAACACGCACTGGTTCGAGGTACTTTGGGGGCTGTTTGCACTCAATCTTATCAATAACATGTTTCGTTACCGGTTTTTCACCAACAAACGTTACACATTGGGTATTTTCCACATGTCGTTTTTGGTGATGATACTGGGAGGTGCAGTTACCCGTTTCATTAGTTTCGAGGGAGTAATGCACATTCGCGAAGGACAGAGTGCTGATTATATTCTTTCAACCAACGATTATTTTTATGCCGGATTTGAAGGACAGGAAAAAGTGTCGCACGTGCGATTCTCGGAGGTTACGCCAAAGCAGTTTTCCACGAAGATGGATGTAAACGGAAAAGCGGTAAAAGTAAAAGCCGTTGGTTTTATCGAAAATGCTGAAAAAAAGGCCATCGCTTCCGATTCGGGCGAGCCGGTAATCGACTTTGTTTTTTCAGCGCCCAATACCCAGGGAATGCAATCGTTTTCGTTTAAAGAAGGAGATGTGTTGGATTATCCCGGTTTTTCTGCCGGTTTTGAAGTTAATGATGAAAAAGTGATCAACTTCTTTATGCAGGATGGAGCTTTGTTTATGACTTCTTTTGCGCAACTGGAAGAAACAACTATGGCTACGCAGGAGACGGTTAACTTATCTCCGGGTGATACAATTCCGGTTAAACCAATGTTTTTATATGGTTATGATAATTTCCGCTTCCTGATTCGGAAATTCCTGCCAAGTGCTACATTTACGGCAGTAAAAAGCCAGACCGAAACAGGTGAAGATGCTGTGATGGTGCAGATTTCTGATGGTGTGCGACAGCAAAATATTCCGGTGTTTGGTCATTCAGGGCAACGCGCAGATACTGTACGCGTGCCGCTGGGCAACGGTAATTTAAAACTGGCCTATGGCGCGCTGCCGCTGCAAGTGCCATTTAGTATTTATTTAAAAGATTTTCAGTTGGAGCATTATCCTGGATCGAATTCTCCGTCGTCGTTTGCTTCGGAAGTTGTTTTGGTCGATCAGGAAAAAGGCATTAACGAGGATATTCGCATTTTTATGAATAACACTTTAAATCACCGGGGCTATAAGTTTTTTCAATCGTCGTACGATCGCGATGAACAGGGAACAATTCTTTCGGTGAATTACGATTTTTGGGGAACATGGATATCGTACCTCGGTTATATTTTGCTTATTGTTGGTGTAATTCTGTCGTTGGTAAATCCAAATTCGTATTTCCAGTATCTGGCAAAAAAACTAAAATCCAGTTCGGTAAAAGTAATTGCAATCCTGGCTTTGTTGAGTAGTGTGGCTTTTTCTGCATCGGCACAAAGTGGTGTTGGCGCGGGAATTCCCTCGATTGACAAAGAAGTAGTAAAAGAATTTAGCGAATTGTGGGTACAAGGTGTTGATGGACGTATTGAGCCGGTATCTACGCTGTCGGGCGAAATCGTTCGTAAAATAAGCCGTAAATCCGGATTATATGGTTTGTCTGCCGATGGGGTGGTGCTGAGCATGATGGCGTATCCCGAAATCTGGCAATCGATGCCCATTATAAAAGTGGGAGATAAATCGCTGGAGATGGCACTTGGTGCACAGAATAAATACATTACCATTCAATCGCTGTTTGATGAAAACGGTAATTATAAAATATCAGATGCTGTGCGGGCGGCTTATGCTAAAGCGCCGGGAATGCGCAACCGAATGGATAAAGAGTATATTAATGTTGATGAGCGGGTAAATATCTGTTTTATGGTATTTCAGGGTTCTATGTTTCATCTTTTCCCGCGCGAACGGGTGGAAGATAGCTGGTATGCACCAGGAAGTGCTGCTGTTGAATATTCTGATGGCGATTCTATATTTATACAAAGTGGATTTCAGCTGCTGTTGCAATCGATTACCGAAAAACAAAGTGAGAATGCTGTGCAGGTATTGCAAGCGGTCGATAATTTTCAGGCGAAATACGGAGCTGATCTCTTACCCGGAGAAAAGAAGAAAAACGTTGAGATTCTTTTCAATAAAGTCAATCCGTTTAAACGCATTTTTCCGTTTTACCTGTTGTTTGGTTTCTTGCTGTTGACGGTACTTTTTATCAACATTTTCAGGCAAAAGCAATTACCGTCGTTTTTAAAGTATTCGTTTTTCGGATTCATTATAATCCTGTTTTTAGTACACACCGTTGGATTAGTTGTACGTTGGTACATATCGGGACATGCGCCGTGGAGTAACGGTTACGAATCGGTGGTGTATGTTGCGTGGGCAACCATGCTGGCCGGAATTATTTTTGGACGGAAATACCCAATGGTTGTGGGTACTGCAGCATTTTTAACCGGAATTGCGCTCTTTGTGGCTCACCTCAGTTGGATGAATCCGGAGGTGACCAATCTGGTGCCGGTGCTTAAATCGTACTGGTTAGCTATCCATGTGGCGATAATTACGGCCAGTTACGGATTTCTGGGACTGAGTATGTTTCTTGGAGTTTTGGTGATGCTATTAATCGTTCTGCGAAGAAGCGTGAACGAGATAAAAGTAAACGGCTTTATTGAGCAGCTTACAACAATTAACGAAATGTCGGCAACGGTTGGTTTGTATTTTCTTACCATCGGGACTTTTCTTGGTGGCGTGTGGGCTAACGAAAGCTGGGGCCGCTACTGGGGCTGGGATCCGAAAGAAACCTGGGCACTTATTACTGTAGTGGTTTACTCGTTTATTGTACACATGCGATTGATTCCTTCATTGAAGGGAATTTTCAATTATAATTTTGCGTCGATACTTGGTTTTGCTTCGGTAATGATGACCTATTTTGGCGTCAATTATTACCTCTCAGGATTACACTCCTACGGAAAAGGTGTTGCCGATGGAGTTGATCCGGCGGTTCCTGCATTTATTTTGGTATTGGTTGGATTGATAATCTGGGCCTATGTAAAAGACAATAAATATCAGGCTCAACAAGTTGAAAGCTGA
- a CDS encoding M23 family metallopeptidase, whose product MAKKKYKFNPDTLSYESVGLSWKTKATKILTYFSSSFALAIVISLIFVNFYDTPRAKHLMRENKRLITQYELLSKDLDKVENVLSELQQRDDNIYRVIFEADPIPSTVRNAGFGGANKYSELEDMDNADLVIATAHKLDVISKQAYIQSKSYDEVLELALNKEKMLASLPAIMPITNKDLKRTSSGWGYRMHPIYKVRKMHWGQDFTAPIGTPVYATGDGTVTDVKGSKRSKVGFGLHVKIDHGFGYETVYGHLNGFNVKRGQKVKRGDVIGYLGNTGGSTAPHLHYEVHKDGKRVNPAYYMFKDLTPQEYDKMIAISSNIGQSLD is encoded by the coding sequence ATGGCAAAAAAGAAATATAAATTTAACCCGGATACCCTCAGTTACGAGAGTGTAGGATTAAGTTGGAAAACCAAAGCAACAAAAATACTCACCTATTTTTCGAGTAGTTTCGCTTTAGCAATCGTAATTTCGCTAATCTTCGTAAACTTTTACGATACACCGCGTGCAAAACATTTGATGCGCGAAAATAAGCGTTTAATTACTCAGTACGAGTTGCTTTCAAAAGATTTGGATAAAGTAGAAAATGTATTGTCGGAACTGCAACAGCGCGACGATAATATTTACCGTGTAATTTTTGAAGCCGATCCTATTCCTTCAACTGTACGAAATGCAGGTTTTGGTGGTGCCAATAAATATTCGGAGTTGGAAGACATGGACAATGCCGACCTGGTAATTGCCACAGCTCATAAGTTGGATGTAATTTCGAAACAAGCTTATATTCAGTCGAAATCGTACGACGAAGTGTTGGAACTGGCGCTGAATAAAGAAAAAATGCTGGCTTCGTTGCCAGCAATTATGCCCATTACCAATAAAGACCTAAAACGTACATCGAGCGGTTGGGGGTACCGGATGCACCCTATTTATAAAGTGCGAAAAATGCACTGGGGACAAGACTTTACAGCTCCAATAGGAACGCCGGTTTATGCAACCGGGGATGGAACAGTAACCGATGTAAAAGGATCAAAACGAAGCAAAGTTGGATTTGGCCTTCACGTTAAAATCGATCACGGTTTTGGTTACGAAACCGTTTATGGCCACCTGAATGGTTTTAACGTAAAACGCGGCCAAAAAGTAAAACGTGGTGATGTTATCGGATATCTGGGTAACACAGGTGGCTCTACTGCACCACACTTGCACTATGAAGTGCATAAAGACGGGAAAAGAGTAAATCCGGCTTACTACATGTTTAAAGATTTAACACCACAGGAATACGATAAAATGATTGCAATTTCGTCGAATATCGGGCAGTCGCTGGATTAA
- a CDS encoding long-chain fatty acid--CoA ligase: MGQTVTRTFDILERILKEFPREDAIAGKKEGKWYTYSTNEYYKKSHHLATGLMALGLKRGDRVATVTTNRAEWNIADMGMAMAGIIHVPIYPTLGDDEYKYILKHAEVKIILAGDKKLFQSMCPLASASDGVDAVYTFEEVDGAKNFQQILDLGEEKNDEFADQLEAVKKDIKPEDLATIIYTSGTTGVPKGVMLSHKNLVSNFTEHAKLHNLGIEHKALSFLPLCHVYERSVNYHFQYRGMGVYYVGNLSQIVSSIKEVKPHMFNSVPRLLEKVYDGFVAKGKELTGIKKKLYFWALNLTHHFEYNKKFGPLMRLKISVADKLIYSKWREALGGNITYIVSGGAALQPRIGRVFGMAKLTTLEGYGLTETSPVIAVNNPTTKEMMVGTVGPILEGYDVKFASDGEILCKGPGIMKGYYKAPELTDEVIDKNGWFHTGDIGMLVDNKYLKITDRKKEIFKLSGGKYIAPQMIENKLKTSELIEQVMVIGANEKFASAIISPCFPILHDWAGEHKLHYENNEELIQLPEVIQKMQKEVMKVNKTLGSHEQISRIRLVCEEWTPTSGELSPTLKLRRNAVAVKYKHLIDDIYAVGAKK, from the coding sequence ATGGGACAGACAGTAACACGTACCTTTGATATTCTTGAACGGATATTGAAAGAATTCCCCCGTGAAGATGCCATTGCTGGTAAAAAAGAGGGCAAATGGTACACCTATTCAACCAACGAATATTATAAAAAATCGCATCATCTGGCCACAGGGCTAATGGCTTTGGGCTTAAAGCGTGGCGATAGAGTGGCTACAGTTACCACCAACCGGGCGGAGTGGAATATTGCCGATATGGGAATGGCAATGGCCGGAATAATTCATGTTCCTATTTACCCAACGCTGGGCGACGATGAATACAAGTATATTCTGAAACACGCCGAAGTAAAGATCATTTTGGCAGGCGATAAAAAGCTTTTCCAAAGCATGTGTCCGCTGGCCAGTGCGAGTGATGGTGTTGATGCTGTTTATACTTTTGAAGAAGTTGACGGGGCAAAGAATTTCCAGCAGATTCTGGATTTGGGGGAGGAGAAAAATGACGAATTTGCCGATCAGTTGGAGGCCGTAAAAAAAGACATTAAGCCGGAAGATCTGGCAACTATTATTTATACCTCGGGAACAACCGGTGTCCCCAAAGGGGTGATGCTTAGTCACAAGAATTTGGTTTCGAATTTTACCGAGCATGCAAAACTTCATAACCTTGGAATAGAGCACAAAGCATTGAGTTTTCTCCCACTTTGCCATGTTTACGAGCGAAGTGTCAATTATCATTTCCAGTACCGGGGAATGGGCGTGTATTATGTGGGAAACCTCAGTCAGATTGTTTCATCTATTAAAGAAGTAAAACCGCATATGTTTAACTCGGTGCCACGATTGCTCGAAAAAGTATACGATGGTTTTGTGGCCAAAGGAAAAGAACTGACAGGAATTAAAAAGAAACTTTATTTCTGGGCATTAAATCTTACGCATCATTTTGAATACAATAAAAAGTTCGGTCCGTTAATGCGACTGAAAATTTCGGTGGCCGATAAATTAATCTACTCCAAATGGAGAGAAGCACTTGGCGGAAATATCACCTATATTGTTTCTGGTGGTGCCGCACTTCAGCCGCGTATTGGCCGCGTATTTGGGATGGCCAAACTTACCACACTTGAAGGATACGGTTTAACCGAAACTTCGCCGGTAATTGCCGTAAATAATCCAACTACAAAGGAAATGATGGTGGGAACAGTGGGCCCGATACTGGAAGGTTATGATGTGAAATTTGCTTCGGATGGCGAGATTTTATGTAAGGGGCCAGGTATTATGAAAGGCTATTACAAAGCCCCTGAATTGACCGATGAAGTGATTGACAAAAACGGGTGGTTTCACACCGGCGATATTGGTATGTTAGTAGACAATAAATACCTGAAGATTACCGATCGTAAAAAAGAAATTTTTAAACTTTCGGGCGGAAAATATATTGCTCCTCAGATGATTGAGAACAAGTTGAAAACATCTGAACTGATTGAGCAGGTGATGGTAATTGGGGCCAACGAGAAATTTGCCAGTGCCATCATTTCACCGTGTTTTCCAATTCTTCACGACTGGGCAGGCGAGCACAAACTGCACTACGAAAACAATGAAGAACTGATTCAGCTTCCGGAAGTAATTCAAAAAATGCAAAAAGAAGTGATGAAGGTGAATAAAACCCTGGGATCGCACGAACAAATCAGCCGCATTCGTCTGGTGTGCGAAGAATGGACTCCAACATCGGGGGAACTGTCGCCAACACTAAAACTTCGACGAAATGCCGTTGCAGTAAAATACAAGCACTTAATTGATGATATATATGCCGTAGGGGCAAAAAAGTAG
- a CDS encoding Nif3-like dinuclear metal center hexameric protein: MKIKAITNFLEDLAPLKLQESYDNAGLILGDKNAEVSAALVTLDVTEAIVDEAIKRKAGLIIAHHPIVFSGLKKITGKNYIERTLIKAIKNDIAIYAAHTNLDSVTGGVNGKICEKIGLENCKILQPAGGMLKKLVTYVPVDHANKVREAVFAAGAGQIGNYDSCSFNAHGQGTFRGSDTTNPFVGKKGEQHYENEIRVETIFPDYLQGKVINALIQAHPYEEVAYDIYSLDNKFDQIGAGMIGLLPKEKSETAFLRQLKKTFDVKMIRHTALQDKKVKKIAVCGGAGSFLLNQAIAAEADFFVTGDFKYHQFFDAENKIVIADIGHFESEQFTKELFYELLTKKFPKFAVHLSEVNTNPVFYF; this comes from the coding sequence ATGAAAATTAAAGCTATTACTAATTTTTTGGAAGATCTTGCACCGTTAAAATTGCAGGAATCATACGACAATGCCGGGCTAATTCTTGGCGATAAAAACGCTGAAGTATCGGCAGCCCTGGTTACGCTCGACGTTACTGAAGCGATTGTTGATGAAGCGATAAAAAGAAAAGCAGGATTAATAATTGCCCACCACCCCATTGTTTTTTCGGGATTGAAAAAAATTACAGGAAAAAATTACATTGAGCGCACGCTGATAAAAGCCATAAAAAACGATATTGCCATTTATGCCGCACATACCAATCTTGACAGTGTTACTGGAGGCGTAAATGGAAAAATTTGCGAAAAAATTGGATTGGAGAACTGCAAAATTCTTCAGCCTGCAGGCGGAATGCTGAAAAAATTGGTTACTTATGTTCCAGTTGATCATGCCAATAAGGTTCGCGAAGCAGTTTTTGCTGCCGGTGCCGGACAAATTGGGAATTACGACTCGTGCAGTTTTAACGCACACGGGCAAGGCACTTTCCGTGGTAGCGACACCACAAATCCTTTTGTCGGGAAAAAAGGTGAACAACATTACGAAAACGAGATCCGCGTTGAAACCATCTTTCCCGATTACCTTCAGGGGAAAGTTATAAATGCCCTCATCCAGGCGCATCCGTACGAAGAAGTAGCCTATGATATTTATTCGCTAGACAATAAATTCGATCAGATTGGAGCTGGTATGATCGGTTTATTACCCAAAGAAAAAAGCGAAACCGCTTTTCTTCGCCAGTTAAAGAAAACTTTTGATGTAAAAATGATCAGGCACACTGCCTTACAAGATAAAAAAGTGAAGAAAATAGCGGTTTGCGGAGGGGCAGGTTCGTTTCTTCTAAACCAGGCTATTGCGGCCGAAGCCGACTTTTTTGTGACTGGCGATTTTAAATATCATCAATTTTTTGATGCCGAAAATAAAATAGTTATCGCCGATATCGGACATTTTGAGAGTGAACAGTTCACTAAAGAACTTTTTTATGAGCTACTTACAAAAAAATTCCCTAAATTTGCAGTCCATTTATCAGAGGTGAATACCAACCCGGTTTTTTACTTCTGA
- the alaS gene encoding alanine--tRNA ligase — MKTSKEIRKAFLDFFTGKEHQIVNSAPMVVKGDPTLMFTNAGMNQFKDQFLGNEPVKYPRVADTQKCLRVSGKHNDLEEVGLDTYHHTMFEMLGNWSFGDYFKKEAIDWAWEFLVDRMGIDASRLYATVFEGSADDNQERDNEAAGYWEQYLPKDRILNGNKKDNFWEMGETGPCGPCSEVHVDIRSEEERAKVPGCDLVNMDHPQVIEIWNLVFIQFNRKANGNLESLPAKHVDTGMGFERLCMVLQGVQSNYDTDVFQNTIAEIGKLCNKKYGENEKVDIAMRVIADHLRAVAFAIADGQLPSNNKAGYVIRRILRRAVRYGYTFLDLKDAFIYRLVDVLKETMGEAFPELVSQQTLIEKVIKEEEESFLRTLSTGIKLLDDIISKAKNEGAKEIAGKDAFVLYDTFGFPLDLTELITRENGLGVDENGFGVEMQAQKDRSRNAAAQETHDWVELRKIEKTEFLGYDKLEAEIKIARYRKVTQKKKSFYQLVFDQTPFYGESGGQVGDAGYIEFDGVKTSIFDTQKENNLTVHLVNELPENPEETFYAVVNAKRRTNIANNHTATHLLHAALREVLGTHVEQKGSLVNADHLRFDFSHFQKMTDEEIAAVEKLVNEKIRANSVKEENREMPIEEAKASGAMMLFGEKYGEAVRVIKFGESVELCGGTHVAATGQIGLLKIVSESAIAAGVRRIEAITADRAEKYINDQLALLNDIKETLKGSNDILGSVTTLLQQNTEFSKQIDTFQQESLKITKLNLKSKILYEKGVNIIADKIVIDNAGLVKDLAFQLKGEIDDLFLVIGADVNGKPNLTVMISDNIVADKGLNAGQIVREAGKEIKGGGGGQPFYATAGGKDVNGLQAAIEKALSFLQ, encoded by the coding sequence ATGAAGACTTCTAAAGAGATACGTAAGGCTTTTCTCGACTTTTTTACCGGGAAAGAACATCAGATTGTAAACTCTGCTCCGATGGTGGTAAAAGGCGATCCAACGCTGATGTTTACCAATGCAGGGATGAACCAGTTTAAAGACCAGTTTTTAGGTAACGAACCGGTAAAATATCCGAGGGTGGCCGATACGCAAAAATGTCTGCGTGTTTCAGGAAAACACAACGATCTGGAAGAAGTTGGTTTGGATACTTACCACCACACCATGTTTGAAATGCTGGGAAACTGGTCGTTTGGCGATTACTTTAAAAAAGAAGCCATCGATTGGGCTTGGGAATTTCTGGTAGACCGTATGGGGATTGACGCCAGCCGTTTGTATGCCACCGTTTTTGAAGGAAGCGCCGACGATAACCAGGAGCGCGACAACGAAGCTGCCGGTTACTGGGAGCAATACCTGCCAAAAGACCGTATTTTGAACGGTAACAAAAAAGACAATTTCTGGGAAATGGGCGAAACCGGGCCTTGCGGACCTTGTTCGGAAGTGCACGTTGATATTCGCTCGGAAGAGGAACGCGCAAAAGTTCCGGGGTGCGATTTGGTAAATATGGACCATCCACAGGTGATTGAAATCTGGAACCTCGTATTTATTCAGTTTAACCGAAAAGCAAATGGAAACCTTGAAAGTTTGCCAGCTAAACACGTTGATACGGGAATGGGATTCGAGCGTTTGTGTATGGTATTGCAAGGTGTTCAGTCGAATTACGATACCGATGTTTTCCAGAATACAATTGCTGAAATTGGCAAGTTGTGTAACAAAAAATATGGCGAAAACGAAAAGGTTGATATTGCTATGCGCGTTATTGCCGATCATCTGCGTGCGGTTGCTTTTGCCATTGCCGATGGTCAGTTGCCTTCGAATAACAAAGCCGGTTATGTAATCCGCCGTATTTTGCGTCGTGCTGTGCGTTACGGCTACACTTTTCTCGATTTAAAAGACGCTTTTATTTATCGTTTAGTTGATGTGCTGAAAGAAACCATGGGAGAAGCTTTTCCTGAGTTGGTAAGCCAGCAAACGCTGATTGAAAAGGTAATTAAAGAAGAGGAAGAATCGTTCCTGCGTACACTTTCAACCGGAATAAAATTGCTCGACGATATTATTTCGAAAGCAAAAAATGAAGGCGCTAAAGAAATTGCCGGAAAAGATGCTTTTGTATTGTACGATACTTTTGGTTTCCCGCTCGATCTTACTGAGCTGATTACCCGCGAAAACGGTTTGGGTGTCGACGAAAACGGTTTTGGCGTTGAAATGCAGGCTCAAAAAGACCGTTCAAGAAATGCCGCAGCTCAGGAAACTCATGATTGGGTGGAACTACGAAAAATTGAAAAGACTGAATTTTTAGGCTACGATAAACTGGAAGCCGAAATTAAAATAGCACGTTACCGCAAAGTAACACAAAAGAAAAAATCGTTTTATCAATTGGTATTCGACCAGACGCCGTTTTATGGCGAGTCGGGTGGTCAGGTTGGCGATGCCGGTTACATCGAGTTTGATGGTGTAAAAACATCAATCTTCGATACGCAAAAAGAAAATAACCTTACTGTTCATTTGGTAAATGAGCTTCCTGAAAATCCGGAAGAAACTTTTTACGCTGTGGTAAATGCCAAACGCCGGACAAATATTGCCAATAACCACACGGCAACGCACTTACTGCATGCTGCATTGCGCGAGGTTTTAGGAACGCATGTTGAGCAAAAAGGATCGCTGGTAAATGCCGACCATCTGCGTTTCGATTTCTCGCATTTCCAAAAAATGACCGATGAGGAAATTGCAGCAGTAGAAAAACTGGTTAATGAAAAAATTCGTGCTAATTCAGTAAAAGAAGAAAACCGCGAAATGCCGATTGAAGAAGCTAAAGCATCGGGAGCAATGATGTTGTTTGGTGAGAAATACGGCGAGGCTGTTCGTGTAATTAAATTTGGCGAATCGGTTGAGTTGTGCGGAGGAACACACGTTGCTGCAACCGGTCAGATAGGTTTGCTGAAAATTGTATCGGAGAGCGCCATTGCTGCCGGTGTTCGCCGAATTGAAGCAATTACTGCCGATCGTGCGGAGAAATACATTAACGATCAACTGGCGCTGCTTAACGACATTAAAGAAACGCTAAAAGGTTCGAACGATATCCTGGGTAGCGTAACTACGCTACTTCAGCAAAATACAGAATTTAGTAAACAAATTGATACTTTTCAGCAGGAGAGTTTGAAAATTACCAAGTTGAATCTGAAGAGCAAAATTTTATATGAAAAAGGTGTAAATATTATTGCCGATAAAATTGTTATCGATAATGCCGGATTGGTAAAAGATTTGGCTTTCCAGCTTAAAGGCGAGATTGATGATCTGTTTTTAGTAATCGGAGCTGATGTTAACGGCAAACCAAATTTAACGGTAATGATTTCGGATAATATTGTTGCCGATAAAGGATTAAATGCCGGACAAATTGTTCGTGAAGCCGGGAAAGAAATTAAAGGTGGCGGCGGAGGTCAGCCGTTTTACGCTACTGCCGGCGGAAAAGATGTAAACGGTTTGCAGGCTGCTATTGAAAAAGCACTGTCGTTTTTGCAATAA
- a CDS encoding IS3 family transposase: protein MYPLTSKAVLCGLFGFSRQAWYDSKKRQSGLQMQEVFILTLVKELRGDHPRMGAEKLHHLIAPQLQDHNIKYGRDKFYYLLREHGLLVKRKRRGPKTTNSNHFYRKYSNLIREIELLSSGRLWVSDITYIRTEKGFVYLSLVTDAYSKKIVGWCLWPDLTSEGALNALRMAVAGEGVKQGLIHHSDRGIQYCCNDYVNFLKGSKINISMTENGDPYENAIAERVNGILKDEYDLNHTFSDYREALEATKVAVYKYNNKRPHRSVDFMFPTDAHLHTGVLKKHWKKRHYKANAETGESLQSVPANQD from the coding sequence ATGTACCCGCTAACAAGCAAAGCGGTACTGTGCGGACTGTTTGGGTTTAGCCGTCAGGCCTGGTACGACAGCAAAAAGCGCCAGTCGGGGCTTCAAATGCAGGAAGTATTTATATTAACATTGGTAAAAGAGCTGCGTGGGGATCACCCTCGCATGGGGGCCGAGAAGCTCCATCATTTGATAGCGCCGCAGTTACAGGACCATAATATTAAATATGGACGTGACAAATTCTACTACCTTTTGCGCGAACACGGTTTATTGGTAAAACGTAAAAGAAGAGGACCTAAAACCACGAATTCGAACCATTTTTACCGTAAATATTCCAACCTGATCCGGGAGATAGAACTACTCAGCTCAGGGCGCTTATGGGTGAGCGACATTACCTATATCCGCACCGAAAAAGGCTTTGTTTACCTTTCACTGGTAACCGATGCCTATTCGAAGAAGATAGTAGGCTGGTGCCTCTGGCCCGATTTAACCAGCGAAGGGGCATTAAACGCCTTGCGTATGGCAGTTGCAGGCGAGGGAGTGAAACAAGGTCTCATCCATCATTCTGACCGGGGGATACAATACTGTTGTAACGACTATGTGAACTTTCTGAAGGGCTCGAAAATAAATATCTCGATGACCGAAAACGGCGATCCGTACGAAAATGCAATAGCCGAAAGGGTTAATGGGATTTTAAAGGACGAATACGATTTAAACCATACATTTTCTGATTATCGGGAAGCGCTTGAAGCCACAAAAGTTGCGGTGTACAAATACAACAACAAACGGCCTCACCGCAGCGTAGACTTCATGTTTCCAACAGATGCACACTTGCATACAGGAGTACTAAAAAAACACTGGAAAAAGCGGCATTATAAGGCGAATGCGGAAACAGGGGAAAGCCTGCAGAGTGTTCCTGCAAACCAGGATTAA